Proteins encoded together in one Bombyx mori chromosome 24, ASM3026992v2 window:
- the LOC134201312 gene encoding zinc finger Y-chromosomal protein 1-like, which translates to MIGESRKKKCIIITSRKAELRRKKKYIKITPQDDERDAVNVKLRRVTEIQKLVEAIRVILLCSNATPIRKYGSIGYQCNFCDKEHDDPRDLKVHTLSSHKEADKLKFLQKHRGINTLKVKLDATCLRCELCDTPSDDVEQLIDHLTLKHDKSFPSNLKNFIVPFKFETSQTICALCRTEFSNFKILLQHMNVHYRNHVCETCGNGFVNKRILQCHMYRHRTGEFSCSYCAKVFDTRIKQRDHERAIHICDNKRSKCGYCGEKFNDYTKKNEHEIKVHGAKPIVLKCSACEKTFDNQRSLSSHTKRYHLMERPLPKKAD; encoded by the exons atgattg GTGAGAGCCGGAAGAAAAAATGCATCATCATCACATCAAGAAAGGCCGAGCTGAggagaaagaaaaaatacattaagataACGCCCCAAGACGATGAGAGGGACGCGGTCAACGTGAAACTGAGACGGGTCACCGAAATACAGAAGCTCGTCGAAGCCATTAGGGTCATACTCCTGTGCTCAAATGCGACTCCCATCAGGAAATACGGGAGCATCGGCTACCAATGCAACTTCTGCGATAAAGAACACGACGACCCGCGCGATCTTAAAGTCCACACGCTCTCGTCCCACAAAGAAGCCGACAAACTGAAGTTCCTGCAAAAGCACCGAGGCATCAACACTTTGAAGGTGAAATTGGACGCGACCTGCCTCCGCTGCGAGCTTTGCGACACGCCCAGCGACGACGTCGAACAGCTTATCGACCACCTGACGTTGAAGCACGACAAAAGCTTCCCGAGCAACTTGAAGAACTTCATAGTTCCATTCAAATTCGAAACGAGCCAGACGATATGCGCGCTCTGCCGCACAGAATTCAGCAACTTCAAGATTCTGCTCCAGCACATGAACGTCCACTACAGGAACCACGTTTGCGAGACGTGTGGTAATGGCTTCGTGAACAAGCGAATACTGCAGTGCCATATGTACAGGCACAGGACCGGCGAGTTCTCGTGCAGCTACTGCGCGAAGGTTTTCGATACGAGAATCAAACAGAGGGACCACGAAAGGGCCATACATATATGCGATAACAAAAGAAGCAAGTGTGGCTATTGCGGGGAAAAGTTCAATGATTATACCAAGAAGAATGAACATGAGATCAAAGTGCATGGAGCAAAGCCGATCGTGCTTAAGTGTAGCGCCTGCGAGAAAACATTCGACAATCAAAGGTCCCTGTCGTCGCATACCAAAAGATACCATCTAATGGAAAGACCGCTGCCAAAGAAAGCGGATTAG